The following are from one region of the Pseudodesulfovibrio piezophilus C1TLV30 genome:
- a CDS encoding PAS domain S-box protein: protein MPRRIVYILPLLLGISLFGALVIGIYAEQERHAQKVRLEVFYKLSTLQGSFESGLNTRLQLAEAICSLVMLEPNLDQQVFSSFVRGLLINVSGVRSLELAKDNVTSHQFPMNRGSSPLGMTLLEDSPSDIQELVRRAMRTRQRQIMPPTATGQGEDVIVAATPVLLPGGEAAAPRIYWGVILMRIDANALYREAGMGRLSASLDVALRDPAGSQDGNGILFGRSDVFMMRPVVMSVPVPGGYWQMAAVPNPGWSDSPRLETIAMVGGGAILAVSGLLWATLYFLLNGLSEREKYRDLIQRAKSIILRLDVTGTISFCNEYGERFFGYAPGELVGKPLAGTLTPEKNLDGESMKRFIYRVLQNPAADLFNEAIHTRKTGEMVWVSWANESVLDRNGILVELLCVGTDITDRKLMEEALKQSERQYRMLADNVTDVIMGLDAEGRYTYVSPSDQALRGFGRRDVLSLPMEDFLTPMSGRIFAEGMMTLVGKAEGHKRAPSPSPSLTLDLEFLCADDTTVWLETRFGMLLNDTGELIGFQGVGRDITDRKRMEALRDDVERMARHDLKTPLGAVVGLPGEIRRVGDLSPVQETMLSTIENAGETMLQLINRSLDLFKMESGAYVLQKTSVDVLSVLECIQNETRTIVRAKGISIGKEVLDNPGADVFYLTAEEPLFRSMLSNLLLNALQASPPGGSVTVRLWQAEMVFIAIRNKGEVPDDIREVFFDKYSSAGSEGGSGLGTYSARLVARTHGGEITLDTSVPGETTITVSLPVSAAAVEGEPEAD, encoded by the coding sequence ATGCCACGACGTATTGTTTACATCCTCCCGCTTCTTCTCGGAATCAGTCTGTTCGGAGCGCTCGTTATCGGTATTTACGCCGAGCAGGAACGTCATGCTCAAAAGGTGCGGTTGGAAGTCTTTTATAAGCTCTCAACTTTGCAGGGCAGTTTTGAAAGCGGCCTGAATACACGTCTGCAATTGGCCGAGGCTATTTGTTCTCTGGTCATGCTGGAACCGAATCTGGACCAACAGGTGTTTTCTTCTTTTGTCCGAGGGCTGCTGATCAATGTCAGCGGCGTGCGGAGTCTCGAGTTGGCCAAGGATAATGTCACCAGTCATCAGTTCCCCATGAACCGTGGTTCGTCTCCTCTCGGGATGACTCTGTTGGAAGACTCTCCTTCGGATATACAGGAATTGGTACGGCGGGCAATGCGAACCCGGCAGCGGCAGATTATGCCTCCCACGGCGACAGGGCAGGGGGAGGATGTGATCGTCGCGGCAACACCTGTTCTTCTTCCCGGTGGCGAGGCGGCTGCGCCCCGAATTTACTGGGGCGTCATTCTCATGCGTATTGATGCTAATGCATTGTACCGGGAAGCTGGAATGGGCAGGCTTTCGGCTTCTCTGGATGTGGCGCTTCGTGATCCCGCCGGTTCTCAGGATGGGAATGGTATACTTTTCGGCCGAAGCGATGTCTTTATGATGCGTCCGGTGGTGATGAGCGTTCCGGTTCCCGGAGGGTATTGGCAGATGGCCGCAGTCCCGAATCCGGGATGGTCGGACTCTCCCAGGCTTGAGACCATCGCGATGGTTGGCGGTGGAGCCATCCTGGCAGTGTCGGGTTTGCTCTGGGCAACGCTTTATTTTTTGCTCAATGGTCTGTCTGAGCGCGAAAAATATCGTGATCTCATCCAGCGAGCCAAAAGTATCATCTTACGTCTTGATGTCACGGGGACCATCTCTTTTTGTAATGAATACGGTGAGCGGTTTTTCGGATATGCCCCTGGGGAATTGGTCGGAAAGCCCCTGGCCGGGACATTGACTCCGGAAAAGAACCTGGATGGTGAATCCATGAAACGGTTCATTTATCGGGTCCTCCAGAACCCTGCTGCGGATTTATTCAATGAAGCCATTCATACCCGCAAGACAGGAGAAATGGTTTGGGTTTCCTGGGCGAATGAGTCCGTGCTTGATCGGAATGGGATACTGGTTGAGCTGCTTTGCGTGGGCACGGATATTACTGATCGTAAGCTGATGGAAGAGGCTTTGAAGCAGAGTGAACGACAGTATCGCATGCTTGCCGATAACGTTACGGATGTGATTATGGGGTTGGATGCTGAAGGGCGATATACGTATGTCAGCCCATCAGATCAGGCTTTGCGTGGCTTTGGACGGCGTGATGTGCTGAGTCTGCCAATGGAAGATTTCTTGACTCCCATGTCAGGACGCATCTTTGCGGAAGGCATGATGACACTGGTTGGCAAGGCTGAAGGACATAAGCGAGCACCATCCCCATCCCCATCCCTGACTCTGGATTTGGAATTCCTGTGCGCGGACGATACCACGGTCTGGTTGGAAACGCGGTTCGGTATGCTGCTCAATGACACAGGTGAACTGATCGGTTTTCAGGGAGTCGGGCGTGATATTACCGACAGAAAGCGGATGGAAGCTCTGCGTGATGATGTGGAGCGGATGGCCCGGCATGACCTCAAGACACCGCTCGGTGCTGTTGTCGGGCTGCCCGGAGAGATCCGTCGGGTGGGTGACCTCAGCCCGGTACAGGAAACCATGCTGTCCACCATAGAAAATGCAGGGGAAACCATGCTGCAACTCATCAACCGATCCTTGGATTTATTCAAGATGGAATCGGGAGCTTACGTATTGCAAAAGACCTCTGTGGACGTACTGAGTGTGTTGGAGTGCATTCAGAATGAGACCAGGACAATTGTTCGGGCAAAAGGTATCAGTATTGGAAAAGAGGTGCTTGATAATCCCGGTGCCGATGTTTTCTACCTGACAGCTGAGGAACCCTTGTTCCGGTCAATGCTTTCGAATCTCCTGTTGAATGCATTGCAGGCCTCCCCACCCGGTGGGTCGGTCACGGTTCGGCTGTGGCAGGCAGAGATGGTTTTTATTGCCATCAGGAACAAGGGAGAAGTTCCGGATGATATTCGAGAAGTCTTTTTCGACAAATACTCAAGCGCCGGGAGTGAAGGCGGCTCTGGTCTCGGTACTTATTCAGCCCGTTTGGTGGCAAGGACCCATGGTGGCGAGATCACTTTGGATACCAGTGTGCCAGGGGAGACGACCATCACAGTTTCTCTCCCTGTGTCAGCTGCTGCTGTCGAGGGGGAGCCTGAAGCAGATTAA
- a CDS encoding flavodoxin family protein: MKVVAINGSSRKGGNTSEMVKRVSSELEAEGIEVEVIDLAGKTMKGCIACYKCFENKDRLCAVKNDFVNECIAAMDGADGILLASPTYFANISPEIKALIDRAGMVGIANDYMYARKAGAGIVVKRRGGAMQAFNALNSFFFIEQMMVPGSRYWNLCVGREKGEVLEDAEGMETMEVLGKNMAWLMKKLED, translated from the coding sequence ATGAAAGTTGTTGCTATCAACGGTTCCTCCCGAAAGGGCGGGAACACGAGTGAGATGGTCAAACGGGTTTCCAGCGAGCTGGAAGCCGAAGGCATTGAAGTCGAGGTCATCGACCTGGCCGGAAAAACCATGAAAGGCTGTATCGCCTGCTACAAATGCTTCGAAAACAAGGACCGACTCTGCGCAGTCAAAAATGATTTCGTCAATGAATGTATCGCTGCCATGGACGGCGCTGATGGCATTCTCCTTGCCTCTCCCACGTACTTTGCCAATATATCTCCCGAGATAAAGGCTCTCATAGACCGAGCTGGCATGGTCGGTATTGCCAATGATTACATGTACGCCCGCAAAGCCGGAGCAGGCATTGTTGTCAAACGTCGCGGCGGAGCCATGCAAGCCTTCAACGCGCTGAACTCATTTTTCTTCATCGAACAAATGATGGTTCCCGGATCCCGATACTGGAATCTCTGTGTCGGCCGAGAAAAGGGAGAAGTCCTTGAAGATGCAGAGGGTATGGAAACCATGGAAGTACTGGGTAAGAATATGGCCTGGCTCATGAAGAAACTCGAAGATTAA
- a CDS encoding nitroreductase family protein: MTHLDLINSRRSIRKYTEKPIPEEMIHSLLEAAMMAPSAGNAQPWQFVVVTENALLKKASKIHPYVTMAASAQLGILVCGDLSKEKYPGFWVQDCAAAMQNMLLAAHALGLGAVWTGIYPMEDRVATTAKLFNLPESVIPLGFAPLGWPNQHPQSATRYREDRVHYNTY; this comes from the coding sequence ATGACCCACCTCGACTTGATAAACAGCCGCAGGAGCATCCGTAAATACACGGAAAAGCCCATTCCTGAAGAAATGATCCACTCTCTGCTGGAGGCTGCCATGATGGCACCGAGCGCAGGGAATGCACAGCCCTGGCAATTTGTTGTTGTCACTGAGAATGCCCTTCTCAAAAAGGCCAGTAAAATCCACCCCTACGTCACAATGGCAGCCAGTGCCCAACTCGGTATCCTCGTCTGCGGAGACCTCTCCAAGGAAAAATATCCCGGATTTTGGGTACAGGATTGCGCAGCCGCCATGCAGAACATGCTCCTGGCAGCCCATGCTCTGGGTCTTGGTGCCGTCTGGACAGGAATTTATCCCATGGAAGATCGCGTAGCGACCACTGCCAAACTCTTTAACCTCCCGGAGTCAGTCATCCCCTTGGGTTTTGCCCCTCTGGGCTGGCCGAACCAGCACCCACAATCAGCAACCCGATACCGCGAGGACCGGGTCCACTATAACACCTACTAG
- a CDS encoding ATP-binding protein → MPREKTYINGPGKVQEIREDLRLRFDALTGTPSPDIETLRDLHARLGEYHTALENRERSAPRTETASPVTCDSLADSETRLDIIFEAAEDVAFIIAETDQERRILEFSAGARNLFEYERSEIIGQSLDILCDTEFGACPIGERDNARLRMSRKSGATFPALYSVHPLAAHGEQATAALFIIFDISQREMAERMVRESYDRYMALTMASPISIVTFNAKGIVDFVNEWHMKVLDEGKTQPEFYIGRRINELPGIPQAGVGSRILKVLEGKRVSLEDVYIPAFGRHSEAWNNFRLSPLSQNGEVIGGILIREDVTRRKQIEIDLKLLIDNSPIPLLSVELVEGQHIIRSLNPAAVSMFGPSALNECVDEFVSVLEEDEDTLKGMASDRCEVRTVDGLRQAIRTTHQSSGQFEVQAVQDVSELIKAKELAEEVSRAKSDFMANISHEIRTPLNVLITMLKLFREEDLHGDGVEMIEHAMDAAQTLLALLNDILDFSVIEAGTLALDQQDFNLAEIVSLVVKPYQVEAESKGIALTYEIGEKIPERLWGDGRRIRQILFHLTGNAVKFTDEGTIHILANWTPLEKADGQQGIMEISVSDTGIGMDAAQLKQSFEPFRQVDGARSRRHGGIGIGLSLVQEFLTAMGGELFVDTTPGKGTTIRFTVMSGIPDGRFPYSE, encoded by the coding sequence ATGCCAAGGGAAAAGACATATATCAATGGTCCGGGAAAAGTTCAGGAAATTCGGGAAGATCTTCGTCTCCGTTTTGATGCCCTGACCGGAACTCCCTCCCCCGATATCGAGACCCTCCGTGATCTTCATGCTCGTCTGGGGGAGTACCATACTGCCTTGGAAAACAGGGAAAGGTCTGCTCCGAGAACGGAAACTGCTTCGCCCGTCACCTGTGACTCTCTGGCGGATTCCGAGACTCGGCTGGATATTATTTTCGAAGCTGCCGAAGATGTGGCCTTCATCATCGCCGAGACAGATCAGGAGCGACGAATTCTAGAGTTCAGTGCCGGGGCACGGAATCTCTTCGAATATGAACGTTCGGAAATCATAGGGCAGTCCCTCGATATTCTTTGCGATACGGAGTTCGGCGCGTGTCCTATCGGCGAACGGGATAATGCCCGTCTGCGTATGTCGAGAAAATCCGGTGCGACGTTTCCCGCTCTCTATTCGGTGCATCCTCTTGCCGCTCATGGAGAACAGGCCACGGCGGCTCTGTTCATAATTTTTGACATCTCCCAGCGTGAAATGGCGGAAAGAATGGTTCGGGAGAGCTACGACCGCTATATGGCCTTGACCATGGCTTCTCCCATTTCCATCGTGACTTTCAATGCCAAGGGGATCGTGGATTTTGTCAATGAATGGCATATGAAGGTTCTGGATGAAGGCAAGACACAGCCGGAATTTTATATCGGAAGACGAATCAATGAATTGCCCGGTATTCCCCAGGCTGGAGTTGGAAGCAGAATTCTCAAGGTGCTGGAGGGGAAACGGGTTTCCTTGGAAGATGTTTATATTCCTGCTTTTGGCAGACATTCTGAAGCCTGGAACAACTTTCGACTTTCGCCATTGTCACAGAATGGAGAGGTCATTGGGGGGATTCTCATCCGTGAGGATGTCACCCGCCGCAAGCAGATTGAAATCGATCTCAAGTTGTTGATTGATAATTCTCCTATTCCTTTGCTCAGTGTGGAGTTGGTCGAGGGCCAGCATATTATTCGCTCTTTGAATCCTGCGGCTGTGTCCATGTTTGGTCCCTCCGCTCTCAATGAATGTGTTGATGAATTTGTGTCGGTGCTTGAAGAAGACGAAGACACGCTTAAAGGGATGGCAAGTGACCGGTGCGAGGTCAGGACCGTGGATGGACTCAGGCAGGCCATCCGCACTACGCATCAATCAAGTGGGCAGTTCGAAGTCCAGGCGGTTCAGGATGTGAGTGAGCTGATCAAGGCCAAGGAACTTGCCGAGGAAGTGAGCCGGGCCAAATCAGATTTTATGGCCAATATCAGTCACGAAATACGCACACCGCTCAATGTCTTGATAACCATGCTCAAGCTCTTCAGGGAGGAGGACCTGCACGGAGATGGGGTGGAGATGATCGAGCATGCCATGGACGCGGCCCAGACTCTCTTGGCCCTGCTCAATGATATTCTGGATTTTTCCGTGATCGAAGCAGGCACACTCGCTTTGGATCAGCAGGATTTCAATCTTGCCGAGATTGTCTCGCTGGTGGTCAAGCCGTATCAGGTGGAGGCTGAAAGTAAAGGCATTGCCCTGACCTATGAAATCGGTGAAAAAATTCCTGAGCGGTTGTGGGGAGATGGGCGACGTATCCGCCAAATCCTTTTTCACCTCACCGGAAACGCCGTGAAGTTTACGGACGAAGGAACCATACATATCCTCGCGAACTGGACGCCTTTGGAAAAGGCTGACGGACAGCAGGGAATAATGGAAATTTCGGTTTCAGATACAGGTATCGGCATGGACGCAGCCCAACTCAAGCAGAGTTTCGAGCCATTCAGACAAGTGGACGGTGCACGAAGCCGTCGCCATGGTGGTATCGGCATCGGTCTCTCGCTGGTGCAGGAATTCCTCACAGCCATGGGTGGTGAGCTTTTTGTCGACACGACGCCGGGAAAAGGGACGACCATTCGATTTACCGTCATGTCGGGGATTCCCGATGGACGTTTTCCTTATTCTGAATAG
- a CDS encoding winged helix-turn-helix transcriptional regulator, translated as MSDPCSLKLCGEKRYYCTVELTLQVIGGKWKPIIIYRLGDDMVLRFSEIKRSIPNITQKMLTQQLRELESDGIVHREVYAQVPPKVEYSLTELGKTVVPVIDSLCDWGAEYEAWRREREPQTAEA; from the coding sequence ATGAGTGATCCCTGCTCTTTGAAACTGTGCGGCGAAAAAAGATATTATTGCACGGTGGAGTTGACTCTCCAGGTGATTGGAGGGAAATGGAAGCCTATCATTATTTACAGGTTGGGCGACGATATGGTCCTTCGGTTCAGCGAAATCAAACGTTCTATTCCGAATATAACTCAGAAAATGCTGACACAACAGTTGCGGGAGCTTGAGAGTGACGGGATCGTGCATCGGGAGGTGTACGCTCAGGTTCCGCCCAAGGTGGAGTATTCGCTGACCGAACTTGGTAAAACTGTTGTCCCTGTCATTGATTCTCTGTGTGATTGGGGAGCTGAATATGAAGCCTGGAGACGGGAGCGCGAACCCCAGACTGCGGAAGCGTAA
- a CDS encoding ATP-binding protein, whose translation MHYLPSRLRELFREPQPPENLAEEFRRAIDLSNCRRLKAVTWLVLSSLTFLLIADYFTVKQAGHSSVWCGIVILRSVAILACFAFFPLFGPLRSVHDIKPRHHLVWKMYTYFFMIYTSAIVGYMFPLKDSIGPMYVFLLGPSAFLAMPVRQVSLLIGIGWISLIGALFLFVPELSLVKHHLINAMVISWVSFAVAHIGYRAAYRDFMNRKVIEGKNRQLREAHAQVLDASRAKSDFLATVSHEIRTPMNSILGMTEVALQSGLQGELREYIETARESALHLLDVITDILDFSRIEARRLRLVSAHFDLSSVVNSAMRTVKLHAEKKGVALEFESLDGTPRFLKGDPVRLRQVLINLLNNAIKFTDDGYIRLTVSSWPEGGDDPDRPVGVRFSVKDSGTGIGREKIRTIFEAFTQGDGSSSRSHGGSGLGLSICKSLVDLMGGEIRVQSEKGVGSEFSFTSRFGEGNAERANEPEFVAAFSDTCIPVKRSNVLLVDDNPLNVKVEKLHLERLGMRTTVAESGAKALMLLAEHDFDIVLMDLEMPGMDGHETTRRIRSGEGLGRPVRQPTIPIVAITAHALGEIRSRCAREGMNGFVTKPVGCGDLGATMQQVLGGDWQAPEEQKRHEVESTPVLDLEQAASMLDITSEEMEYLLPNAISEVSLKFELAEKGVQAGLLQEVALQAHTLKSVAASIGAEMTRRAAVRLENSARQGDHELSRKRLATLRVAIARLEVAVKAH comes from the coding sequence ATGCACTATTTACCATCTCGATTGCGGGAGCTGTTTCGGGAGCCTCAGCCACCGGAAAATCTTGCCGAAGAATTTCGACGGGCCATTGACCTGTCCAACTGTCGCCGCCTCAAAGCGGTCACTTGGTTGGTGCTCTCCTCTTTGACCTTCTTGCTCATTGCCGACTATTTTACCGTGAAGCAGGCCGGTCATTCTTCTGTCTGGTGCGGGATTGTCATATTGCGGTCCGTCGCCATCCTTGCCTGTTTTGCCTTTTTTCCGCTCTTCGGGCCTTTGCGGTCGGTACATGATATCAAGCCACGCCACCACCTGGTTTGGAAGATGTATACCTATTTTTTCATGATCTATACTTCGGCCATCGTAGGCTACATGTTCCCGCTCAAGGACTCCATCGGTCCCATGTATGTTTTTCTGCTGGGACCGTCTGCTTTTCTGGCAATGCCGGTTCGGCAGGTTTCCCTCTTGATCGGCATTGGCTGGATCAGCTTGATCGGAGCATTGTTTCTCTTTGTGCCGGAACTCAGCCTCGTGAAGCATCACCTGATCAATGCAATGGTTATTTCCTGGGTTTCTTTTGCTGTGGCACATATCGGGTATCGGGCTGCGTACCGGGATTTCATGAATCGAAAAGTTATTGAAGGCAAGAATCGTCAGCTTCGAGAAGCGCATGCGCAGGTGCTGGATGCCAGCCGGGCCAAATCTGATTTTCTGGCCACTGTCAGTCATGAAATCAGAACTCCGATGAACTCGATTCTCGGAATGACTGAGGTTGCCTTGCAATCAGGACTGCAAGGCGAGCTTCGTGAGTATATCGAAACTGCCCGTGAATCCGCACTGCATTTGTTGGATGTGATTACGGATATTCTCGATTTTTCACGGATTGAAGCCCGCAGACTTCGGCTTGTTTCAGCGCATTTTGATCTTTCTTCAGTGGTCAATTCGGCCATGCGAACTGTCAAGTTGCATGCCGAAAAAAAAGGAGTTGCCCTGGAATTCGAATCCCTGGATGGAACGCCGAGATTTCTCAAGGGTGATCCTGTCAGGTTGCGACAAGTACTGATCAATCTCCTCAATAATGCCATCAAGTTTACGGACGACGGCTATATTCGGTTGACGGTCAGTTCCTGGCCCGAGGGGGGAGATGACCCGGATCGCCCGGTTGGGGTCCGTTTTTCCGTCAAGGATAGTGGGACGGGTATTGGCAGGGAAAAGATCAGAACCATTTTTGAGGCATTTACACAGGGTGATGGTTCTTCTTCCCGAAGTCACGGCGGGTCGGGCCTTGGGTTGTCCATATGCAAAAGTCTGGTAGACTTGATGGGCGGTGAGATTCGTGTCCAGTCAGAAAAAGGGGTGGGCAGTGAATTTTCCTTTACCTCTCGATTCGGGGAGGGCAATGCCGAGAGAGCAAATGAGCCTGAGTTTGTGGCTGCCTTTTCCGATACCTGTATTCCGGTGAAACGGTCCAACGTCCTTTTGGTTGATGATAATCCCCTCAATGTGAAGGTGGAGAAGTTGCACCTTGAGCGGTTGGGGATGCGGACGACTGTAGCGGAAAGTGGGGCAAAAGCCCTCATGCTCCTCGCAGAACACGATTTTGATATCGTCCTGATGGATTTGGAGATGCCGGGCATGGATGGACATGAAACGACTCGGCGTATCCGTTCAGGGGAAGGTCTGGGGCGGCCCGTTCGGCAACCGACCATCCCTATCGTGGCAATCACGGCTCATGCCTTGGGTGAGATCAGAAGCCGGTGTGCGAGAGAGGGGATGAACGGTTTCGTGACCAAGCCTGTGGGGTGTGGCGACTTGGGTGCAACCATGCAGCAGGTGCTCGGAGGAGATTGGCAGGCTCCGGAGGAGCAGAAAAGACATGAGGTGGAATCCACTCCGGTTCTTGATCTGGAACAGGCCGCATCCATGCTTGATATCACATCCGAGGAAATGGAATATTTACTTCCGAATGCCATCAGTGAGGTTTCTCTGAAGTTTGAACTGGCGGAAAAAGGCGTCCAGGCAGGGCTGCTTCAGGAGGTCGCGCTTCAGGCACATACTCTCAAGAGTGTTGCGGCTTCCATAGGGGCAGAGATGACACGAAGAGCCGCAGTTCGTTTGGAGAACTCAGCGAGGCAGGGCGATCACGAACTCTCCAGAAAACGTCTTGCCACCTTGCGGGTTGCCATTGCCCGGCTCGAAGTTGCTGTCAAGGCCCATTGA